Proteins co-encoded in one Neofelis nebulosa isolate mNeoNeb1 chromosome 2, mNeoNeb1.pri, whole genome shotgun sequence genomic window:
- the SH3BP4 gene encoding SH3 domain-binding protein 4 isoform X2: protein MAAQRIRAANSGGLPRCKSEGTLIDLTEGFSEASFNDVKVPSPSALLVDNPTPFGNAKEVIAIKDYHPANFTTLKFSKGDHLYVLDASGGEWWYAHSTTEMGYIPSSYVQPLNYRDSTLSDSGVIDHLPDSPDEVAKELDLLGGWTEDKGPSKTYSNNPFWNGAQTNPFLNGNAPAMPSLDELTPRSTVDLLLFDTGTSSFTESSSATTNSVGTIFDEPPAAGRLQAEAPGKRDNPFFRSKRSYSLSELSVLQAKSDAPDSSGFFTGLKSPAPEQFQSREDFRAAWLSHRKLARSCHDLDLLGQSPGWGQTQAVETSIACKLDGSGGAVQLPDSSISIHVPEGHVAPGETQQISMKALLDPPLELNSDRCSSVSPVLEVKVSTLEVKTFITVEMKVSAEVKNDIFSKSTVGLQCLRSDLKEGPYVPIPLTYSYGDTVQVQLDNLEPCMYLAVVAHGPNILYPSTVWDFIHKKITVGLYGPKHIHPSFKTVVTIFGHDCAPKTLLVSEVTRQAPSPAPVALQLWGKHQFVLSRPQDLHVCMFSNMTNYEVKASEQAKVVRGFQMKLGKVSRLIFPITCQNPGELSDFTLRVQVKGDQEAILTQFCVQTPQPPPKSAIKPSGQRRFLKKNEVGKIILSPLAATTKYPTFQDRPVSSLKFGKLLKTVVRQSKNHYLLEYKKGDSVALLSEEKIRLKGQLWTKEWYIGYHQGKVGLVHAKNVLVVGRARPSLLSGPELSTSALLEQILRPCKFLTYIYASVRTLLMENVSSWRSFADALGYGDLPLTFFCRAELDSEPERVASVLEKLKEDCNNTENKERKSFQKELMMALLKMDCQGLVVRLIQDFVLLTTAVEVAQRWRELAEKLAKVSKQQMDAYESPHRDRNGVVDSEAMWKPAYDFLLTWSHQIGDSYRDVIQELHIGLDKMKNPITKRWKHLTGTLILVNSLDILRAAAFSPVDHDDFVI from the exons ATGGCAGCTCAGCGGATCCGAGCGGCCAACTCCGGCGGTCTCCCTCGGTGCAAGTCCGAGGGGACCCTGATTGACCTGACCGAAGGGTTTTCAGAAGCGAGCTTTAATGATGTCAAAG TGCCTTCCCCCAGTGCCTTGCTCGTAGACAATCCCACACCGTTCGGGAATGCAAAGGAAGTGATCGCAATCAAGGACTACCACCCGGCCAACTTCACCACCCTCAAGTTCTCCAAGGGCGACCACCTCTACGTCCTGGACGCGTCCGGCGGGGAGTGGTGGTACGCCCACAGCACCACGGAGATGGGCTACATCCCGTCCTCCTACGTGCAGCCCTTGAACTACCGGGACTCCACCCTGAGCGACAGCGGGGTGATCGACCATCTTCCAGACAGCCCAGACGAGGTGGCCAAGGAGCTAGACCTGCTCGGGGGATGGACAGAGGACAAGGGACCGAGCAAGACCTACAGCAATAACCCCTTCTGGAACGGGGCCCAGACAAACCCGTTTCTGAACGGGAACGCGCCGGCGATGCCCAGCTTGGACGAGCTGACCCCCAGAAGCACCGTGGATTTGCTCCTTTTTGATACGGGCACGTCTTCGTTCACCGAATCCAGCTCCGCGACCACCAACAGCGTCGGCACCATCTTTGACGAGCCGCCGGCCGCAGGCCGCCTCCAGGCCGAGGCGCCGGGCAAGCGGGACAACCCCTTCTTCAGAAGCAAGCGCTCCTACAGCCTGTCGGAGCTCTCCGTCCTCCAGGCCAAGTCCGACGCCCCCGACTCCTCGGGCTTCTTCACGGGCCTGAAATCGCCGGCCCCGGAGCAGTTCCAGAGCCGGGAGGACTTCCGCGCCGCCTGGCTGAGCCACCGGAAGCTGGCCCGGTCTTGCCACGATCTGGACCTGCTGGGCCAGAGCCCCGGGTGGGGCCAGACCCAGGCGGTGGAGACGAGCATCGCGTGCAAGCTGGACGGCTCCGGGGGCGCCGTGCAGCTGCCCGACAGCAGCATCAGCATCCACGTGCCCGAGGGCCACGTGGCCCCAGGGGAGACGCAGCAGATCTCCATGAAAGCCCTGCTGGACCCCCCGTTGGAGCTCAACAGCGACAGGTGCAGCAGCGTCAGCCCGGTGCTGGAGGTGAAGGTGAGCACCCTGGAGGTGAAAACCTTCATCACCGTGGAGATGAAAGTGTCGGCCGAGGTGAAAAACGACATCTTTAGCAAAAGCACGGTGGGTCTCCAGTGCCTGAGGAGCGACTTGAAGGAGGGGCCCTATGTCCCCATCCCACTCACCTACAGCTATGGGGACACGGTCCAGGTGCAGCTGGACAACCTGGAGCCCTGTATGTACCTGGCCGTTGTGGCCCACGGCCCCAACATTCTCTACCCTTCCACGGTGTGGGACTTCATCCACAAAAAGATCACCGTGGGCCTCTACGGGCCCAAACACATTCACCCGTCCTTCAAGACCGTGGTGACCATTTTTGGGCACGACTGTGCCCCGAAGACGCTGCTGGTCAGCGAGGTCACCCGccaggcccccagccctgcccccgtGGCCCTGCAGCTCTGGGGCAAGCACCAGTTCGTCTTGTCCAGGCCCCAGGATCTCCACGTCTGCATGTTTTCCAACATGACCAACTACGAGGTCAAGGCCAGCGAGCAGGCCAAGGTGGTGAGGGGGTTCCAGATGAAGCTGGGCAAGGTGAGCCGCCTCATCTTCCCCATCACCTGCCAGAACCCCGGCGAGCTGTCCGACTTCACCCTGCGGGTTCAGGTGAAGGGCGACCAGGAGGCCATCCTGACGCAGTTTTGCGTGCAGACTCCCCAGCCGCCCCCCAAAAGTGCCATCAAGCCCTCCGGGCAAAGGCGGTTTCTCAAGAAGAACGAGGTCGGGAAGATCATCCTGTCCCCGTTGGCTGCCACCACCAAATACCCGACTTTTCAGGACCGCCCGGTGTCCAGCCTCAAGTTCGGCAAGTTGCTCAAGACCGTGGTGCGGCAAAGCAAGAACCACTACCTGCTGGAGTACAAGAAGGGGGACAGCGTCGCGCTGCTCAGCGAGGAGAAGATCCGGCTGAAGGGGCAGCTGTGGACCAAGGAGTGGTACATCGGCTACCACCAGGGCAAGGTCGGCCTCGTGCACGCCAAGAACGTGCTGGTGGTGGGCAGGGCCCGGCCGAGCCTCCTCTCGGGGCCCGAGCTGAGCACCTCGGCACTGCTGGAGCAGATCCTGCGACCCTGTAAGTTCCTCACCTACATCTACGCCTCGGTCAGGACCTTGCTCATGGAGAACGTCAGCAGCTGGCGCTCCTTCGCCGATGCCTTGGGCTACGGCGACCTGCCGCTCACCTTTTTCTGCCGGGCCGAGCTGGACAGTGAGCCCGAGCGGGTGGCGTCCGTTCTGGAAAAGCTCAAGGAGGATTGTAACAACACGGAGAACAAAGAGCGAAAGTCCTTCCAGAAGGAGCTCATGATG GCCTTACTGAAAATGGACTGCCAGGGCCTGGTGGTCAGACTCATCCAGGACTTTGTGCTCCTGACCACGGCGGTGGAGGTGGCCCAGCGCTGGAGGGAGCTGGCCGAGAAGCTCGCCAAGGTGTCCAAGCAACAGATGGACGCCTACGAGTCTCCCCACCGGGACAGGAACGGGGTCGTGGACAGCGAG
- the SH3BP4 gene encoding SH3 domain-binding protein 4 isoform X1, producing MWSSGTMTADLRQRMSHWRSLQACGEEGGARRVERTVFLEAQVRGGCSGSRSHRAPAAPERQQVRVWSLTHVGVQEEAHRPVDPCAAWLPEESFSERWDTWRRGYDTLAVPPGRKFEMAAQRIRAANSGGLPRCKSEGTLIDLTEGFSEASFNDVKVPSPSALLVDNPTPFGNAKEVIAIKDYHPANFTTLKFSKGDHLYVLDASGGEWWYAHSTTEMGYIPSSYVQPLNYRDSTLSDSGVIDHLPDSPDEVAKELDLLGGWTEDKGPSKTYSNNPFWNGAQTNPFLNGNAPAMPSLDELTPRSTVDLLLFDTGTSSFTESSSATTNSVGTIFDEPPAAGRLQAEAPGKRDNPFFRSKRSYSLSELSVLQAKSDAPDSSGFFTGLKSPAPEQFQSREDFRAAWLSHRKLARSCHDLDLLGQSPGWGQTQAVETSIACKLDGSGGAVQLPDSSISIHVPEGHVAPGETQQISMKALLDPPLELNSDRCSSVSPVLEVKVSTLEVKTFITVEMKVSAEVKNDIFSKSTVGLQCLRSDLKEGPYVPIPLTYSYGDTVQVQLDNLEPCMYLAVVAHGPNILYPSTVWDFIHKKITVGLYGPKHIHPSFKTVVTIFGHDCAPKTLLVSEVTRQAPSPAPVALQLWGKHQFVLSRPQDLHVCMFSNMTNYEVKASEQAKVVRGFQMKLGKVSRLIFPITCQNPGELSDFTLRVQVKGDQEAILTQFCVQTPQPPPKSAIKPSGQRRFLKKNEVGKIILSPLAATTKYPTFQDRPVSSLKFGKLLKTVVRQSKNHYLLEYKKGDSVALLSEEKIRLKGQLWTKEWYIGYHQGKVGLVHAKNVLVVGRARPSLLSGPELSTSALLEQILRPCKFLTYIYASVRTLLMENVSSWRSFADALGYGDLPLTFFCRAELDSEPERVASVLEKLKEDCNNTENKERKSFQKELMMWPRLLVFRFLLIVRIGYKRRETKDPGPRDTVRYLRRCTSE from the exons ATGTGGAGCTCGGGGACGATGACTGCAGATCTGAGGCAGCGCATGAGTCACTGGAGAAGCTTGCAGgcctgtggggaggagggtggagcgAGAAGGGTGGAGAGGACCGTTTTCCTGGAGGCGCAGGTGAGGGGAGGGTGTTCAGGGAGCAGGAGCCACAGAGCGCCGGCCGCACCCGAGAGGCAGCAGGTCCGCGTGTGGTCACTGACTCACGTTGGGGTGCAG GAAGAAGCACATCGCCCAGTTGACCCGTGTGCGGCATGGTTGCCTGAGGAGAGCTTCAGCGAGCGCTGGGATACCTGGAGGAGGGGATATGACACGTTAGCTGTCCCTCCAGGAAGAAAGTTCGAGATGGCAGCTCAGCGGATCCGAGCGGCCAACTCCGGCGGTCTCCCTCGGTGCAAGTCCGAGGGGACCCTGATTGACCTGACCGAAGGGTTTTCAGAAGCGAGCTTTAATGATGTCAAAG TGCCTTCCCCCAGTGCCTTGCTCGTAGACAATCCCACACCGTTCGGGAATGCAAAGGAAGTGATCGCAATCAAGGACTACCACCCGGCCAACTTCACCACCCTCAAGTTCTCCAAGGGCGACCACCTCTACGTCCTGGACGCGTCCGGCGGGGAGTGGTGGTACGCCCACAGCACCACGGAGATGGGCTACATCCCGTCCTCCTACGTGCAGCCCTTGAACTACCGGGACTCCACCCTGAGCGACAGCGGGGTGATCGACCATCTTCCAGACAGCCCAGACGAGGTGGCCAAGGAGCTAGACCTGCTCGGGGGATGGACAGAGGACAAGGGACCGAGCAAGACCTACAGCAATAACCCCTTCTGGAACGGGGCCCAGACAAACCCGTTTCTGAACGGGAACGCGCCGGCGATGCCCAGCTTGGACGAGCTGACCCCCAGAAGCACCGTGGATTTGCTCCTTTTTGATACGGGCACGTCTTCGTTCACCGAATCCAGCTCCGCGACCACCAACAGCGTCGGCACCATCTTTGACGAGCCGCCGGCCGCAGGCCGCCTCCAGGCCGAGGCGCCGGGCAAGCGGGACAACCCCTTCTTCAGAAGCAAGCGCTCCTACAGCCTGTCGGAGCTCTCCGTCCTCCAGGCCAAGTCCGACGCCCCCGACTCCTCGGGCTTCTTCACGGGCCTGAAATCGCCGGCCCCGGAGCAGTTCCAGAGCCGGGAGGACTTCCGCGCCGCCTGGCTGAGCCACCGGAAGCTGGCCCGGTCTTGCCACGATCTGGACCTGCTGGGCCAGAGCCCCGGGTGGGGCCAGACCCAGGCGGTGGAGACGAGCATCGCGTGCAAGCTGGACGGCTCCGGGGGCGCCGTGCAGCTGCCCGACAGCAGCATCAGCATCCACGTGCCCGAGGGCCACGTGGCCCCAGGGGAGACGCAGCAGATCTCCATGAAAGCCCTGCTGGACCCCCCGTTGGAGCTCAACAGCGACAGGTGCAGCAGCGTCAGCCCGGTGCTGGAGGTGAAGGTGAGCACCCTGGAGGTGAAAACCTTCATCACCGTGGAGATGAAAGTGTCGGCCGAGGTGAAAAACGACATCTTTAGCAAAAGCACGGTGGGTCTCCAGTGCCTGAGGAGCGACTTGAAGGAGGGGCCCTATGTCCCCATCCCACTCACCTACAGCTATGGGGACACGGTCCAGGTGCAGCTGGACAACCTGGAGCCCTGTATGTACCTGGCCGTTGTGGCCCACGGCCCCAACATTCTCTACCCTTCCACGGTGTGGGACTTCATCCACAAAAAGATCACCGTGGGCCTCTACGGGCCCAAACACATTCACCCGTCCTTCAAGACCGTGGTGACCATTTTTGGGCACGACTGTGCCCCGAAGACGCTGCTGGTCAGCGAGGTCACCCGccaggcccccagccctgcccccgtGGCCCTGCAGCTCTGGGGCAAGCACCAGTTCGTCTTGTCCAGGCCCCAGGATCTCCACGTCTGCATGTTTTCCAACATGACCAACTACGAGGTCAAGGCCAGCGAGCAGGCCAAGGTGGTGAGGGGGTTCCAGATGAAGCTGGGCAAGGTGAGCCGCCTCATCTTCCCCATCACCTGCCAGAACCCCGGCGAGCTGTCCGACTTCACCCTGCGGGTTCAGGTGAAGGGCGACCAGGAGGCCATCCTGACGCAGTTTTGCGTGCAGACTCCCCAGCCGCCCCCCAAAAGTGCCATCAAGCCCTCCGGGCAAAGGCGGTTTCTCAAGAAGAACGAGGTCGGGAAGATCATCCTGTCCCCGTTGGCTGCCACCACCAAATACCCGACTTTTCAGGACCGCCCGGTGTCCAGCCTCAAGTTCGGCAAGTTGCTCAAGACCGTGGTGCGGCAAAGCAAGAACCACTACCTGCTGGAGTACAAGAAGGGGGACAGCGTCGCGCTGCTCAGCGAGGAGAAGATCCGGCTGAAGGGGCAGCTGTGGACCAAGGAGTGGTACATCGGCTACCACCAGGGCAAGGTCGGCCTCGTGCACGCCAAGAACGTGCTGGTGGTGGGCAGGGCCCGGCCGAGCCTCCTCTCGGGGCCCGAGCTGAGCACCTCGGCACTGCTGGAGCAGATCCTGCGACCCTGTAAGTTCCTCACCTACATCTACGCCTCGGTCAGGACCTTGCTCATGGAGAACGTCAGCAGCTGGCGCTCCTTCGCCGATGCCTTGGGCTACGGCGACCTGCCGCTCACCTTTTTCTGCCGGGCCGAGCTGGACAGTGAGCCCGAGCGGGTGGCGTCCGTTCTGGAAAAGCTCAAGGAGGATTGTAACAACACGGAGAACAAAGAGCGAAAGTCCTTCCAGAAGGAGCTCATGATG TGGCCTCGTTTACTCGTGTTCCGGTTTCTTCTTATTGTCCGCATCGGATATAAACGCCGCGAGACAAAGGACCCCGGCCCCCGGGACACAGTCCGCTACTTGAGGAGATGCACGAGTGAATGA